From the genome of Carassius gibelio isolate Cgi1373 ecotype wild population from Czech Republic chromosome B10, carGib1.2-hapl.c, whole genome shotgun sequence, one region includes:
- the sh3bp2 gene encoding SH3 domain-binding protein 2 isoform X3, whose amino-acid sequence MLRESKAVQSIRRCVSSRNMATTPVSWPIPMRAIGAQNLLTMPGGVSTSGYLHKKGGSQFSLMKWPLRFIIIHKGCIYYFKSSTSAAPQGAFSLNGYNRVLRAAEETTSSNVFPFKIVHFSKKHRTWYFSAASEDERRKWMRHLRKEISYYNDKRDLPLPSDDLDSESLYGQLEEPLEISPVEEDPEADYMTQDEDSDGEDISPGSAGRPTVPPPPYPPPPVPVQPREHRPTKGPPPLLPPPFKKPSCTAKGPPPPLPYAPHLEKPGVHLSNRHPPGPMPPLPPPNSMKPMSGPFSTLPACEKKPNASLVNSTSATLPIVENLQRVMLNSSKAHLGVKPTPGPRPVSPHLSSSVSNKVLGQIPKPPIPSKPKPSRPLFQRASPDGQSFRSSIEEKPLKSRVQGKIKESSDDEDYENINLPNSVFVDTMETSNVERLFRDTYTYPPNGLYCIRKSGTGKTSQVLVVWDSGINKARNYRLFEEDQRVYLEADRTFPTLSALVENYHINPLPSNNHSMPNYSLCLNLPFGYDPPR is encoded by the exons ATGTTGAGAGAGAGTAAAGCAGTGCAGAGCATCAGAAGATGTGTCAGCAGCAG aaacatggctactaCGCCGGTCTCCTGGCCCATTCCCATGAGGGCTATCGGAGCTCAGAATCTGCTCACCATGCCGGGAGGGGTCTCCACATCTGGATATCTGCACAAGAAAGGGGGCAGCCAGTTCAGCCTGATGAAAT GGCCTCTTCGCTTCATCATAATCCACAAAGGCTGCATCTACTACTTCAAGAGCAGTACTTCTGCCGCACCTCAAGGAGCGTTTTCACTCAATGGCTACAACAG AGTCTTACGGGCAGCAGAGGAAACAACATCTAGCAATGTTTTTCCTTTTAAGATCGTCCACTTCAGTAAGAAACACCGTACGTGGTATTTCTCAGCGGCGAGTGAGGATGAGAGAAGG aaatggatGCGGCACTTAAGAAAAGAAATCAGCTATTACAATGATAAACGAGATTTGCCTCTTCCAAG TGATGATTTAGATTCTGAGAGCCTGTATGGACAGTTAGAGGAGCCTCTGGAAATCAGTCCTGTTGAAGAAGATCCTGAAGCAG ATTATATGACTCAAGATGAAGACAGCGATGGAGAGGATATATCACCTGGGTCTGCAG GTCGACCCACGGTTCCTCCTCCTCCGTATCCTCCACCCCCAGTTCCTGTTCAGCCGAGAGAACACCGCCCCACAAAAGGCCCACCGCCTCTGCTTCCCCCTCCGTTCAAAAAGCCGTCCTGTACAGCCAAAGGTCCTCCTCCGCCGCTGCCGTACGCCCCGCACCTAGAGAAACCAGGGGTACACCTGTCAAACAGACACCCCCCTGGCCCCATGCCTCCTTTACCCCCTCCAAACAGCATGAAGCCCATGTCAGGCCCCTTCTCCACACTGCCTGCTTGTGAAAAGAAGCCGAATGCCTCTCTCGTCAACTCTACCTCGGCTACTTTACCCATCGTTGAGAACCTGCAGAGAGTGATGCTGAACTCGTCGAAGGCACACCTGGGGGTGAAGCCCACCCCTGGCCCGCGGCCCGTCTCGCCTCACCTGTCCAGCTCCGTCAGCAACAAGGTGCTCGGCCAGATACCCAAACCTCCGATACCATCCAAACCCAAACCCAGCAGACCCTTGTTCCA AAGAGCGTCACCGGACGGACAGAGCTTTCGTTCTTCTATCGAAGAAAAGCCCTTAAAAAGCCGAGTGCAGGGCAAAATTAAAGAGAGCTCAGATGACGAGGACTATGAAAAT ATCAATTTGCCTAACTCTGTATTTGTGGACACAATGGAAACCAGTAATGTCGAAAG ATTATTTAGGGACACATACACCTACCCACCGAACGGTCTGTACTGCATCCGCAAATCAGGAACAGGAAAAACATCACAG GTGCTGGTTGTTTGGGACTCGGGTATAAACAAAGCCAGAAATTATAGGCTCTTTGAGGAG GACCAGCGGGTGTATCTGGAGGCAGATCGGACGTTCCCCACTTTATCTGCCCTGGTAGAAAACTATCACATCAACCCACTGCCCAGCAATAACCACTCAATGCCCAACTACTCCCTCTGCTTAAATCTCCCGTTCGGCTACGACCCACCCAGGTGA
- the sh3bp2 gene encoding SH3 domain-binding protein 2 isoform X1: MALSVKKKRSFGHLQQSHAKMCIQDFYNKNMATTPVSWPIPMRAIGAQNLLTMPGGVSTSGYLHKKGGSQFSLMKWPLRFIIIHKGCIYYFKSSTSAAPQGAFSLNGYNRVLRAAEETTSSNVFPFKIVHFSKKHRTWYFSAASEDERRKWMRHLRKEISYYNDKRDLPLPSDDLDSESLYGQLEEPLEISPVEEDPEADYMTQDEDSDGEDISPGSAGRPTVPPPPYPPPPVPVQPREHRPTKGPPPLLPPPFKKPSCTAKGPPPPLPYAPHLEKPGVHLSNRHPPGPMPPLPPPNSMKPMSGPFSTLPACEKKPNASLVNSTSATLPIVENLQRVMLNSSKAHLGVKPTPGPRPVSPHLSSSVSNKVLGQIPKPPIPSKPKPSRPLFQRASPDGQSFRSSIEEKPLKSRVQGKIKESSDDEDYENINLPNSVFVDTMETSNVERLFRDTYTYPPNGLYCIRKSGTGKTSQVLVVWDSGINKARNYRLFEEDQRVYLEADRTFPTLSALVENYHINPLPSNNHSMPNYSLCLNLPFGYDPPR, from the exons ATGGCTCTCTCAGTGAAAAAAAAGCGCTCCTTTGGTCACTTACAACAGTCGCATGCGAAGATGTGCATCCAAGATTTCTATAACAA aaacatggctactaCGCCGGTCTCCTGGCCCATTCCCATGAGGGCTATCGGAGCTCAGAATCTGCTCACCATGCCGGGAGGGGTCTCCACATCTGGATATCTGCACAAGAAAGGGGGCAGCCAGTTCAGCCTGATGAAAT GGCCTCTTCGCTTCATCATAATCCACAAAGGCTGCATCTACTACTTCAAGAGCAGTACTTCTGCCGCACCTCAAGGAGCGTTTTCACTCAATGGCTACAACAG AGTCTTACGGGCAGCAGAGGAAACAACATCTAGCAATGTTTTTCCTTTTAAGATCGTCCACTTCAGTAAGAAACACCGTACGTGGTATTTCTCAGCGGCGAGTGAGGATGAGAGAAGG aaatggatGCGGCACTTAAGAAAAGAAATCAGCTATTACAATGATAAACGAGATTTGCCTCTTCCAAG TGATGATTTAGATTCTGAGAGCCTGTATGGACAGTTAGAGGAGCCTCTGGAAATCAGTCCTGTTGAAGAAGATCCTGAAGCAG ATTATATGACTCAAGATGAAGACAGCGATGGAGAGGATATATCACCTGGGTCTGCAG GTCGACCCACGGTTCCTCCTCCTCCGTATCCTCCACCCCCAGTTCCTGTTCAGCCGAGAGAACACCGCCCCACAAAAGGCCCACCGCCTCTGCTTCCCCCTCCGTTCAAAAAGCCGTCCTGTACAGCCAAAGGTCCTCCTCCGCCGCTGCCGTACGCCCCGCACCTAGAGAAACCAGGGGTACACCTGTCAAACAGACACCCCCCTGGCCCCATGCCTCCTTTACCCCCTCCAAACAGCATGAAGCCCATGTCAGGCCCCTTCTCCACACTGCCTGCTTGTGAAAAGAAGCCGAATGCCTCTCTCGTCAACTCTACCTCGGCTACTTTACCCATCGTTGAGAACCTGCAGAGAGTGATGCTGAACTCGTCGAAGGCACACCTGGGGGTGAAGCCCACCCCTGGCCCGCGGCCCGTCTCGCCTCACCTGTCCAGCTCCGTCAGCAACAAGGTGCTCGGCCAGATACCCAAACCTCCGATACCATCCAAACCCAAACCCAGCAGACCCTTGTTCCA AAGAGCGTCACCGGACGGACAGAGCTTTCGTTCTTCTATCGAAGAAAAGCCCTTAAAAAGCCGAGTGCAGGGCAAAATTAAAGAGAGCTCAGATGACGAGGACTATGAAAAT ATCAATTTGCCTAACTCTGTATTTGTGGACACAATGGAAACCAGTAATGTCGAAAG ATTATTTAGGGACACATACACCTACCCACCGAACGGTCTGTACTGCATCCGCAAATCAGGAACAGGAAAAACATCACAG GTGCTGGTTGTTTGGGACTCGGGTATAAACAAAGCCAGAAATTATAGGCTCTTTGAGGAG GACCAGCGGGTGTATCTGGAGGCAGATCGGACGTTCCCCACTTTATCTGCCCTGGTAGAAAACTATCACATCAACCCACTGCCCAGCAATAACCACTCAATGCCCAACTACTCCCTCTGCTTAAATCTCCCGTTCGGCTACGACCCACCCAGGTGA
- the sh3bp2 gene encoding SH3 domain-binding protein 2 isoform X4 produces MATTPVSWPIPMRAIGAQNLLTMPGGVSTSGYLHKKGGSQFSLMKWPLRFIIIHKGCIYYFKSSTSAAPQGAFSLNGYNRVLRAAEETTSSNVFPFKIVHFSKKHRTWYFSAASEDERRKWMRHLRKEISYYNDKRDLPLPSDDLDSESLYGQLEEPLEISPVEEDPEADYMTQDEDSDGEDISPGSAGRPTVPPPPYPPPPVPVQPREHRPTKGPPPLLPPPFKKPSCTAKGPPPPLPYAPHLEKPGVHLSNRHPPGPMPPLPPPNSMKPMSGPFSTLPACEKKPNASLVNSTSATLPIVENLQRVMLNSSKAHLGVKPTPGPRPVSPHLSSSVSNKVLGQIPKPPIPSKPKPSRPLFQRASPDGQSFRSSIEEKPLKSRVQGKIKESSDDEDYENINLPNSVFVDTMETSNVERLFRDTYTYPPNGLYCIRKSGTGKTSQVLVVWDSGINKARNYRLFEEDQRVYLEADRTFPTLSALVENYHINPLPSNNHSMPNYSLCLNLPFGYDPPR; encoded by the exons atggctactaCGCCGGTCTCCTGGCCCATTCCCATGAGGGCTATCGGAGCTCAGAATCTGCTCACCATGCCGGGAGGGGTCTCCACATCTGGATATCTGCACAAGAAAGGGGGCAGCCAGTTCAGCCTGATGAAAT GGCCTCTTCGCTTCATCATAATCCACAAAGGCTGCATCTACTACTTCAAGAGCAGTACTTCTGCCGCACCTCAAGGAGCGTTTTCACTCAATGGCTACAACAG AGTCTTACGGGCAGCAGAGGAAACAACATCTAGCAATGTTTTTCCTTTTAAGATCGTCCACTTCAGTAAGAAACACCGTACGTGGTATTTCTCAGCGGCGAGTGAGGATGAGAGAAGG aaatggatGCGGCACTTAAGAAAAGAAATCAGCTATTACAATGATAAACGAGATTTGCCTCTTCCAAG TGATGATTTAGATTCTGAGAGCCTGTATGGACAGTTAGAGGAGCCTCTGGAAATCAGTCCTGTTGAAGAAGATCCTGAAGCAG ATTATATGACTCAAGATGAAGACAGCGATGGAGAGGATATATCACCTGGGTCTGCAG GTCGACCCACGGTTCCTCCTCCTCCGTATCCTCCACCCCCAGTTCCTGTTCAGCCGAGAGAACACCGCCCCACAAAAGGCCCACCGCCTCTGCTTCCCCCTCCGTTCAAAAAGCCGTCCTGTACAGCCAAAGGTCCTCCTCCGCCGCTGCCGTACGCCCCGCACCTAGAGAAACCAGGGGTACACCTGTCAAACAGACACCCCCCTGGCCCCATGCCTCCTTTACCCCCTCCAAACAGCATGAAGCCCATGTCAGGCCCCTTCTCCACACTGCCTGCTTGTGAAAAGAAGCCGAATGCCTCTCTCGTCAACTCTACCTCGGCTACTTTACCCATCGTTGAGAACCTGCAGAGAGTGATGCTGAACTCGTCGAAGGCACACCTGGGGGTGAAGCCCACCCCTGGCCCGCGGCCCGTCTCGCCTCACCTGTCCAGCTCCGTCAGCAACAAGGTGCTCGGCCAGATACCCAAACCTCCGATACCATCCAAACCCAAACCCAGCAGACCCTTGTTCCA AAGAGCGTCACCGGACGGACAGAGCTTTCGTTCTTCTATCGAAGAAAAGCCCTTAAAAAGCCGAGTGCAGGGCAAAATTAAAGAGAGCTCAGATGACGAGGACTATGAAAAT ATCAATTTGCCTAACTCTGTATTTGTGGACACAATGGAAACCAGTAATGTCGAAAG ATTATTTAGGGACACATACACCTACCCACCGAACGGTCTGTACTGCATCCGCAAATCAGGAACAGGAAAAACATCACAG GTGCTGGTTGTTTGGGACTCGGGTATAAACAAAGCCAGAAATTATAGGCTCTTTGAGGAG GACCAGCGGGTGTATCTGGAGGCAGATCGGACGTTCCCCACTTTATCTGCCCTGGTAGAAAACTATCACATCAACCCACTGCCCAGCAATAACCACTCAATGCCCAACTACTCCCTCTGCTTAAATCTCCCGTTCGGCTACGACCCACCCAGGTGA
- the sh3bp2 gene encoding SH3 domain-binding protein 2 isoform X2 produces the protein MALSVKKKRSFGHLQQSHAKMCIQDFYNKNMATTPVSWPIPMRAIGAQNLLTMPGGVSTSGYLHKKGGSQFSLMKWPLRFIIIHKGCIYYFKSSTSAAPQGAFSLNGYNRVLRAAEETTSSNVFPFKIVHFSKKHRTWYFSAASEDERRKWMRHLRKEISYYNDKRDLPLPSDDLDSESLYGQLEEPLEISPVEEDPEADYMTQDEDSDGEDISPGSAGRPTVPPPPYPPPPVPVQPREHRPTKGPPPLLPPPFKKPSCTAKGPPPPLPYAPHLEKPGVHLSNRHPPGPMPPLPPPNSMKPMSGPFSTLPACEKKPNASLVNSTSATLPIVENLQRVMLNSSKAHLGVKPTPGPRPVSPHLSSSVSNKVLGQIPKPPIPSKPKPSRPLFQASPDGQSFRSSIEEKPLKSRVQGKIKESSDDEDYENINLPNSVFVDTMETSNVERLFRDTYTYPPNGLYCIRKSGTGKTSQVLVVWDSGINKARNYRLFEEDQRVYLEADRTFPTLSALVENYHINPLPSNNHSMPNYSLCLNLPFGYDPPR, from the exons ATGGCTCTCTCAGTGAAAAAAAAGCGCTCCTTTGGTCACTTACAACAGTCGCATGCGAAGATGTGCATCCAAGATTTCTATAACAA aaacatggctactaCGCCGGTCTCCTGGCCCATTCCCATGAGGGCTATCGGAGCTCAGAATCTGCTCACCATGCCGGGAGGGGTCTCCACATCTGGATATCTGCACAAGAAAGGGGGCAGCCAGTTCAGCCTGATGAAAT GGCCTCTTCGCTTCATCATAATCCACAAAGGCTGCATCTACTACTTCAAGAGCAGTACTTCTGCCGCACCTCAAGGAGCGTTTTCACTCAATGGCTACAACAG AGTCTTACGGGCAGCAGAGGAAACAACATCTAGCAATGTTTTTCCTTTTAAGATCGTCCACTTCAGTAAGAAACACCGTACGTGGTATTTCTCAGCGGCGAGTGAGGATGAGAGAAGG aaatggatGCGGCACTTAAGAAAAGAAATCAGCTATTACAATGATAAACGAGATTTGCCTCTTCCAAG TGATGATTTAGATTCTGAGAGCCTGTATGGACAGTTAGAGGAGCCTCTGGAAATCAGTCCTGTTGAAGAAGATCCTGAAGCAG ATTATATGACTCAAGATGAAGACAGCGATGGAGAGGATATATCACCTGGGTCTGCAG GTCGACCCACGGTTCCTCCTCCTCCGTATCCTCCACCCCCAGTTCCTGTTCAGCCGAGAGAACACCGCCCCACAAAAGGCCCACCGCCTCTGCTTCCCCCTCCGTTCAAAAAGCCGTCCTGTACAGCCAAAGGTCCTCCTCCGCCGCTGCCGTACGCCCCGCACCTAGAGAAACCAGGGGTACACCTGTCAAACAGACACCCCCCTGGCCCCATGCCTCCTTTACCCCCTCCAAACAGCATGAAGCCCATGTCAGGCCCCTTCTCCACACTGCCTGCTTGTGAAAAGAAGCCGAATGCCTCTCTCGTCAACTCTACCTCGGCTACTTTACCCATCGTTGAGAACCTGCAGAGAGTGATGCTGAACTCGTCGAAGGCACACCTGGGGGTGAAGCCCACCCCTGGCCCGCGGCCCGTCTCGCCTCACCTGTCCAGCTCCGTCAGCAACAAGGTGCTCGGCCAGATACCCAAACCTCCGATACCATCCAAACCCAAACCCAGCAGACCCTTGTTCCA AGCGTCACCGGACGGACAGAGCTTTCGTTCTTCTATCGAAGAAAAGCCCTTAAAAAGCCGAGTGCAGGGCAAAATTAAAGAGAGCTCAGATGACGAGGACTATGAAAAT ATCAATTTGCCTAACTCTGTATTTGTGGACACAATGGAAACCAGTAATGTCGAAAG ATTATTTAGGGACACATACACCTACCCACCGAACGGTCTGTACTGCATCCGCAAATCAGGAACAGGAAAAACATCACAG GTGCTGGTTGTTTGGGACTCGGGTATAAACAAAGCCAGAAATTATAGGCTCTTTGAGGAG GACCAGCGGGTGTATCTGGAGGCAGATCGGACGTTCCCCACTTTATCTGCCCTGGTAGAAAACTATCACATCAACCCACTGCCCAGCAATAACCACTCAATGCCCAACTACTCCCTCTGCTTAAATCTCCCGTTCGGCTACGACCCACCCAGGTGA